The DNA window ATCAATGGCGGATATCGATGAAGTTCGGGGTCTCTGCACCAAATTTGGCCTGGGAGCCATCATAGCCCCCAACTTCGCGATTGGGGCCATCCTGATGATGAAATTCTCCGAGATGGCCGCCCGCCATCTCCCCCGGGTTGAGATCATCGAGTTGCACCACGATGCGAAACTCGATTCCCCTTCAGGAACTGCCATGAAAACAGCCCAGATGATACATGGAGAGCTGGTGCGGTCGCGCGAGGCAGGCGCCGCCCCCGAGCAGCGCAAGTTGGACAAGCCCGAGCCCGAGGGCGCGATAGAGAAGGTCCCCGGGGCTAGAGGCGCCGAGGTCGAGGGCGTAAGGATTCACAGCGTCAGACTCCCGGGCCTGGTGGCCCACCAGGAGGTCATATTCGGGGGGCCCGGTCAGATTCTGACCATCCGCCATGACTCCATAAGCCGCGAGTCCTTCATGCCCGGGGTCATGATGGCGATAAGGCGGGTCATGACCCTGAGCGGGGTCATCTACGGCCTCGAAGGTGTTCTCGGGCTCTGACGCTTTAGTCCTCCCGGCCCTATATCCCCGGCCCCATAGGCCTCATATATGGACGTGCACCCCCTGAAGTCCCCGGACATATTATATCGCGTAGCCCTAGGATAGTTTTCAGTCTCGGGGGACTCAGGGGAGGGACGAAAATGGCCCGAGGTTTACATGGCCTTGTTATAGCTGTTCTAGGAGGTGATTACCGGGAAATCGAGCTCATACGCGAATTCCTCTCCCAGGGGGCAAAGGTGAAGGTGATTGGATACCCGCCGATGCCCGAGCTGGCTGGGGTTGAGATGGTTCCAACGATATGGGACGCAATTCGGGGCTCAGATGTCATCGTGGTCGGAATGGGAGGGCTTGACGTTGGGGGCAAGGTTAGAACCCTGGATTCCGGCGTCAACCTCCAGATAACCGAGGAGGTCTTGAGCATCATACCGCCGGACGTCCCATTTTTTATTGGCATCGCCCGGCCGAGATTGAAGGAATTTGCCAGGAAGCATGATGTCAAGCTTGTTGAGGTTACGGAGCAGGATGACGTTGCGATCTTGAATTCGATCCCCACTGCCGAGGGCGCCATCCAGATAGCCATGGAGGAGCTTCCCATAACCATCCACGGCTCAAACGCGATCGTGATCGGCCTCGGGAGGGTTGGAATGACCATGGCGCACACCCTCATAGCCCTCGGCGCCCGGACGACCGTTGCAGCGCGCAACCCGGCTCAGCTCGCGAGGGCTGAGGAGATGGGAGCCAGGCCGGTGCCGCTTTCAGATTTAAAAGATGTGGTAGGCCAGGCAGATGCCATATTCAACACGGTCCCCGCTGTAGTATTGACGGAAAACGTTCTCCGGATGATGCGTCCGGATGCCCTCATAATCGATCTCGCATCTCACCCGGGCGGTACTGATTTTGAGGCTGCAGCGAAGCTTCAAATCAAGGCCATCCTCGCTCTCGGCCTGCCCGGAAAGGTCGCACCCAGGACCAGCGGCCAGATTCTCGTCAGGTGCATCCCGGAGATGATCCACAAGGCCCTGGGTCACTGGGGTTGATCCTTAGGAAAGGGAAGGGGAGGGGAAGCCATGGAGCTCAGTGGGAAAAGGGTGGGCTTTGCCTTGACGGGGTCTCACTGCACCATCCCGGAGGTGCTGCCGCAGATCGAAAACCTGGTCCGCCAGGGGGCGGATGTAGTTCCCATTATATCGTCGAGCGTCGCAAATGTGAATAGCAGGTTTGGCAAGGCTGCGGATGTGATACGGAGGCTCGAGGAGATAACGGGCAAGGAGCCCATATGCACGATCACCGAGGCCGAACAGCTGGGGCCGGCTGCGCCCCTGGATGTCTTGGTCATCGCGCCGTGTACCGGCAACACCCTCGCGAAGCTCGCGAATGCGATAACAGATGGCCCTGTTTTAATGGCGGCCAAGGCTCACCTGCGTAATGGCCGGCCGCTTGTGATCGGCATCTCAACAAATGATGCCTTCGGCCTGAATGCCAGGAACCTCGGCATGCTGCTGGAAGCCAAGAACGTCTATTTTGTCCCATTCGGCCAGGATAACCCCGGAGCAAAACCCAACTCTCTGATCGCGGATATGTCGTTGATAATCGAGACGGTCGAGAATGCCCTCTATGGCAAACAATTGCAGCCGATTCTCATTGACAGGAGAAAATAATGGCTGTATGCTAAAGAGAAATACATAGATGTGCGGGGCGCGGGCGCCTACCAGCGACCTGGGAAGGTCGCCTCTGGATAGGTCGTCTGAGATCAGTGAGATTGGCCCCTGGTAGAAGCCGGAGGGGTGTAGTTTATGAGCGGATTCAAGGTGGCGGTTGTCGGAGCTACTGGTGCAGTGGGTGAGGAGATCCTCAGCATTCTGGACGAGAAGAGGTTTCCAATCAAGGAATTGAAGCTGCTCGCGTCTGAGCGTTCAGAGGGCAAAGTCGTCCGGTTTCAAGGCGTCGAGTTGAAGGTCGAAAAGGCTAAGCCGGAGAGCTTCGACGGTGTAGAATTCGCATTCTTCAGCGCAGGGGCGAAGGTTAGCCTCGACCTCGTCCCCGAGGCTGTGAAGCGAGGCGCGGTCGTAATCGACAATACAAGCGCGTTCAGGATGGACCCTGAGGTCCCGCTTGTCGTCCCCGAAGTCAACCCGGGGGATATCAAGAAGCATAAAGGCATCATAGCCAACCCTAATTGCTCGACGATAATTATGGTCGTAGCTCTCAAGCCCCTGCATGATGCGGCCAGGGTAAAGCGCATTGTTGTATCGACTTACCAGGCAGTATCGGGCGCTGGCGCCAGGGCCATGCAGGCGCTCGAGGAGGAGAGCCGGGCCTACCTGGAGGGCCGGCCGGTTGAACCAGGCATCCTGCCCTTTGCCAAGGCGCCGGTGCATTACCAGATAGCCTTCAACCTCATACCCCATATAGATGTCTTCATGGAGAACGGTTATACCAAGGAAGAGCTCAAGATGGTGTTTGAGACGCAGAAGATAATGGGGGATAGCGCCATAGCCGTGACGGCCACCACCGTCCGCGTCCCGGTATTTCGATCTCATTCCGAATCGGTCAACATCGAAACCGAGAGGAAGCTGACGGCGGCTGAGGCCAAGAGGCTCCTGGGATCCGCCCCGGGGATTACGGTGCTGGATTCACCGGGTGAAATGCTTTACCCGATGCCGCTTGATGTATCCGGTAAGGACAATGTCTTCGTCGGCCGGATCAGGGAGGATAACTCTATAGAGAAGGGCCTGAATCTCTGGGTCGTCGGGGACCAGCTCAGGAAGGGAGCGGCCCTGAATGCCATCCAGATAGCTGAAAGGATCATAGGGAGGAGTTGAGTGAGGCTGGAGAGGCTACTGAGAGGCTACGAAGATTACCGGGGTTGAGGGGAACCCCCAGTCAAGAGGTGAAGCCGGTTGCGGATCATCGTTCAGAAATTCGGTGGAACGTCCGTCTCGACTCCCTCGCTCCGCAAACAGGCGGCAGAACATATCCTTGAGGCAAAGCGGCAGGGATACTCGCCCGTCGTGGTGGTATCGGCCATGGGGCGCGCCGGCGACCCCTACGCCACGGATACCCTCATTCAACTGCTCAGGACCGTCGATGGCGACCCGGACCCGCGCGACCAGGACCTCCTGCTCTCGTGCGGGGAGATCATCTCCAGCGTTATAATGTCCGGGCTCCTCAAGAACATGGGTCACCCGGCCGTGGCTTTGACCGGGGCGCAGGCCGGCATAATCACCGATGACAAATTCGGCGACACGAGAATTGTAGAGGTGAAGCCGGACCTTGTGTTGCAGCACCTGAGGGAGGGCAAGATCGTTGTAGTCGCCGGGTTCCAGGGCATCACGCAAAACGGCGACGTGACAACCCTTGGCCGCGGCGGCAGCGACACTACGGCTGCAGCCCTTGGAGCGGCTCTGGGGGCCGAGGTCGTAGAGATATACACGGATGTGGATGGTGTGATGACCGCTGACCCCCGTATTGTGCCCGAGGCACGGCCTCTAAAGGTGATGACCTACAGGGAAGTGGCTGAGATGGCCCACTTGGGGGCAAAGGTGGTCCATCCGCGGGCAGTGGAGATCGCGATGGAAAAGGGCGTGCCACTTAGGATAAAGTGCACCTTCTCGGATGCGCCCGGGACCCTCATAACCGATTCTATGGAGGGTGTAGAGGGCACCACCATCAGATCGGATAGGGTGGTCACCGGCGTCGCCCACATCGCCAACGTCGCCCAGATCAAGATCATGACGGGGGAGGATGTCAACAGGTCCGGCCTTGTCAGGACCGTGTTTCGCGCCCTGGCCGACGCCGGCATAAGCGTTGACATCATAAATGTGTTTCCCCGGATGATAGCCTTCACCGTGAGTGGTGAGGTCTTCGAAAAGGCGCTGGATATCCTCAAGCGCCGGGCTCTTGACTCCTCCGGGCTCGATCCTTCATCCGTCGATATCGAGGGCGTTGAGGGTTGCGCCAAGGTGTCGGTGGTGGGGGCGGGGATGAGGGGTGTTCCTGGCGTCATGGCGACCGTGGTGGAGGCCCTCTATGCATCGGAGGTGCCGATACTCCAGACATCTGATTCACATACGAGCATCTCGTGCCTGGTGAGGAAGGATGATATGCAGAAGGCCATGCGTAGCCTTCACGCACGGTTTGGCCTCGGATTGTAATTCAAGAAACGGAACAAGGTTCGCAAGGAGGCGAGGGGTTTGAAACCCAGGTTTGGAAGCGTATTGACCGCTATGGTTACCCCGTTTGACCGCGATCTCGAGGTGGATTACAAGAAGGCCGCGGAGCTCGCGAGGATGCTTGTCGATGCCGGCTCCGACGGGGTTGTGGTAGCCGGCACCACCGGCGAGTCTCCGACCCTCACGCACGAGGAGAAGGTATCGCTTTTTGAGGCGGTCATGGATGCCGTCGGCGATAGGGCCTGCGTGATCGCGGGGACGGGCACGAACTCCACCAGGGGAAGCATAGAATTGACGAAAGAGGCTGAGAGGATAGGCGTCCACGGTGCTATGCTGGTCGTCCCATATTATAACAAGCCCCCCCAGGATGGATTGTATGAACACTTCCGCGCCATTGCAAGTGAGACGAGCCTGCCTCTTATCCTTTATAATGTTCCGGGTCGAACGAGCCTCAATATGACAGCAGATACCCTTGCACGGCTTGCCGAGATCGATAATATAGTTGCGGTCAAGGAGGCCAGCGGGAATCTCGACCAGGTTACGGATATGAGGCGAAAGACGCCGGGGGATTTCGACATCTATAGCGGCGACGATAGCCAGACGTTGCCGATCCTCGCCGTGGGCGGCGCGGGGGTCATAAGCGTTGCCTCGCACGTTGTTGGCCGGCAGATCAAGGAGATGATCTCTGCATACTTCTCGGGGGATGTGGAGCGTGCGTGGAGGCTCAATGCGGAGCTCTTCCCGGTCTTTAGGGCCATGTTTGTGACGACCAATCCGATCCCTGTGAAGGCGGCACTTAAGCTCACCGGGTTCGATGCCGGCGGCGTGAGGCCTCCCCTTGTGCCTGCTACTGAAAAGGAGCTGGCGGCGATTCAAAAGGCCCTGGCTGGGTTCGGGGTGCTTTAGCTTAGGGTAGGTGAGTAAGTAGTCTGCTCGCTCAGGGGTCAATTCGCTCGCAGACTTGCTTACCCACCCCACGCAGGACGTCCTGCCAAGTGTGAGTTGCGCCGTCCCCGCAACGCAACACCGTAAGCCTTGGGGCATGCTGGTAAACTGGTATGAATCAGGGAATCTACGCTAAGCCATATCGTATTGGATCGTATGATCGTGTTGAATTTATTTGCGGCTTCAGACAAAGTAGGGTATAATTCTATATCGTGAATGCTTTTTTGGAGGTGTTGGCGGAGAACGTGTCGGTGACAAACAAGCTGAAGGTCATCCCCCTCGGCGGCGTCGGCGAGATCGGCAAGAACATGATGGTTGTCGAATATGGGGGGGACATTATCATCATAGATGCGGGCCTCATGTTTCCCGAGGAGGAGATGCTTGGGATCGACCTCGTGATCCCGGATATAACATACCTCGTCGAGAATAAGGACCGCGTCCGCGCAATCATCTTGACCCATGGCCATGAGGACCATATAGGCGGGCTCCCATATATCCTGCGCCAGCTGGATGTACCTGTATATGGGACAAGGTTGACCCTGGGCCTGGTCGAGTGCAAGCTCAAGGAGCACGGGGTGACCCCGCGCTTCAAGCCAACGTGTATAAGGGCTGGCGAGCGGCTCCAGATCGGGCCATTCACGGTGCAGTTCATACGGGTCAGTCACAGCATCGCCGATGTGGTCGCCCTGGCGATAACCACACCCGCGGGCGTGCTGGTTCACACGAGCGATTTCAAGTTTGACCAGACGCCCATAGGCCAGGAGACAACGGACTTCCATAGATTCGCTGAACTGGGCGAGAAGGGCGTCCTGGTGCTCCTCTCCGATAGCACAAACGCCGAGAGGCCTGGCTATACCCTCTCGGAGAGGGAGGTCGGCGAGACGTTTGTTGAGACCTTCCGCAGGGCTGAGAATAGGATACTGGTGGCGACCTTTGCGTCGAACATCCACCGCATACAGCAGATTATCGACGCAGCTTGGAAGTTCAACAGGAAGGTAGCGGTCGTCGGCCGGAGCATGGAGAATGTGGTCGGGATCGCTGCGGACCTGGGCTACCTTACGATTCCTGAAGGCATGCTCGTTGATGTCGATGATGTTGAAAAGCTGCCACCCTCCAGGGTTGTCATAATCACCACCGGCAGCCAGGGGGAGCCGATGTCAGCGTTGACGCGCATGGCCATGGCCGAGCACAGGAAGATAGAGATCCGCCCTGGGGATACTGTCATAATATCTGCCTCGCCGATACCTGGAAACGAGAAGTCCATCGGCCGGACGATCAATCACCTGTTCAAGCTCGGGGCGGATGTCATCTACGAGGCTTTTTCGGGGGTTCACGTTTCCGGCCACGCCAGCCAGGAGGAGCTCAAGTTGATGCTCAACCTGACGCGGCCCAGGTTCTTTATCCCCGTGCATGGCGAGTACCGTCACCTTGTAAAGCATGCGCGGCTGGCCGAGGTGGTCGGGATCCCGTCGGAGAGGATATTCATCCCCGAGATTGGGGACGTCTTTTGCTTTGATGCACAGGAGGGCCGTATTGCGGGCAAGGTCACAGCCGGCAAGGTCCTGGTCGACGGACTCGGGGTCGGCGATGTCGGCAGCGTTGTGCTTCGGGACAGGAAGCTCCTGGCCGAGGACGGCATACTCATCGTCGTTGTAACCATCAATAAGCAGACGGGCGCCGTTGTAGCCGGGCCGGATCTGATCTCCCGCGGGTTTGTGTACATCAAGGAATCCGAGGCCCTTCTCGAAGAGGCCAGGGCCAAGACGCGAGAAGTGCTGTCCAGCTTCGAGGAGGAGGGCATAACGGAGTGGGGCGAGATAAAGGACGGTCTCCGGGACTCGCTTGGCCACTATTTCTATGATAAGATAAAGAGGCGCCCCATGATCTTGCCGATAATCATGGAGGTGTGAACCTGGCCCGGCCGGGAGGCATGGCCGGACTTGGTGGGTGTGGTGTTGAATTTTTTTCGTCTCCGGCAGCATACTAACTCCGGCAGCATACTGATCAAGGCAGCATGAGGCAACCCATGGTCGGAGAAGCGAGGGAGCTAGGTGACAAGCCGGGAGCGTGAGCATATATGATCAACTCTACACCGACGGAACCAGGCGGTACAGGGGGCGCGCCCGCGCCCGCCCAGGCTATCAGGCAGTTCGGGGAGATGCGGACGCCGGTGGAGGTGCCGTCCAATATCCACTGCATGACCATTATCGGGCAGATCGAGGGCCATATAATACTGCCGCCGCAGAATAAGACCACGAAATACGAGCATATACTTCCTCAGCTTGTCGCGATCGAGCAGAGCCCGCAGATAGAGGGCCTCCTCGTGGTGTTGAATACGGTTGGCGGAGATGTCGAGGCGGGCCTTGCCATCGCCGAGATGATCGAGAGCATGTCAAAACCCAGCGTGAGTCTAGTCCTTGGCGGGGGACATTCTATAGCGGTCCCCGTAGCCGTGGCTTGCACGTATTCGATCATCGCCAACACGGCTACCATGACTATCCACCCGCTGAGGCTCTCCGGCCTGGTCATAGGAGTCCCGCAGACTTACGAATACCTCGATAAGATGCAAGACAGGGTCATAAAGTTCGTTACTTCGCATTCCAGAGTAACCGAGCAAAAATTCAGGGAGCTCATGTCCAGGACGGGGGAGCTCGTAAGGGATGTGGGTACGGTGCTTGTGGGCAAGGATGCTGTTGATGTGGGCCTCATGGATGCTGTCGGGGGGCTGAAGGAGGCTCTCTCTAAGCTCGACGAGTTGATAGATAAGAATCGTAGCACTGCGCACAAGCCCGGAGGCCCCGTGTCGAGAGAGGATGTGGCCCTCCAATGATTCTCTATACTGTGCTTTCGCCCGAAGAGGTCCTGGACGGCATGGATAAACCCAGAACCTTCCTTGAGGTGGAGCTCGAGGGCGTGAAGATGACCATCGAGCCCATCTCAAACGAGGAGGCTAGGCTTGTAAGGATCTTTAGCACGGACCCCAGGGATTATTTAGACCCGCTCCTCCAGCCAGGCTCAACAATCAGATTTTCTCCTGCCCACCCCCGGTGGTAGCGCGTATGGGAAATGGGAAACATGTGAGCAAAAACACGTCACGTGAAAACACGCAATGGAAAATATCTGAAAATATTTATTGAAAAGAAATAAAACTGAGGCTCGAGACATATATTGCAGCGAAACCTTGCTCAGGAGGCAGGGATCGCTGTGGGTTTGATGCTGGCTCAGCTTGGACTCGGGCTCACCTGCTTTCTCGCAGGAATGAGTTTCCTGAGACGCGGCCTCATCCATGCAACCTCTCGCCGTGTCAAGCGGCTCCTCGCCCGGTTCGCTTCATCTCCATTCGTCGGCGCGCTTACGGGGACGTTCGTTACAGCGGTGATCCAGAGCAGCAGCGCAGTGACTGTGCTGGTTGTCGGCCTCGTTGACGCCGGCATTCTCGACCTCTACCAGGCGTTCGGGATCATAATCGGGGCCAACGTGGGCACGACCATGACGGCCCAGTTGATAGCCTTTGATATTGAAGGGCTTGGGCTCTCATGCATCGTTCTTGGGGCGGCGTTCCTGCTGGTGGGACGCGTATCGAGGGTATTATCGCCCCTCCCTGGCCGCGGTCACGCGCGCCGGACAGTCCCGGAGATAATAGGCGAGGCCATGCTGGGGCTCGGCCTTCTCTTCGGTGGTATGAGAATCATGACGGGGGCTGCCGGGGTTATCCGCGATGACCCCATGCTCGTCGGCTACCTCGTTGCCTTTGGGCAGAGCGCCTTCTGGGGGACGGTGGCCGGCGCGATCTTCACGGGGATCATTCAGAGCAGCAGCGCCACGACGGCTATAGTCCTCGCCTTTGCAAGGCAGGGACTGCTGCCGCTGGAGGGCTCCATGGGTTTAATCCTCGGGAGCAACATCGGGACGTGCGTGACGGCGCTCCTGGCGGGCCTGGGGACGGGCTCGACAGCCAGGAAGGCGGCCCTGGCGCACCTTCTTTTTAACGTTTTCGGTGTGGCGATTGTATTCCCTTTTATCCGTCCGTTTGGTATACTGGTCTCGTTGACATCGGATGATCTCCCCAGGCAGGTGGCAAACGCTCATGCCCTGTTCAATCTCATATCGGCGGCTCTTGTACTGCCCTGGGCGAGGCGCTTTGTTGACATGATACTCTTCGTTTCAGGCGGGCGGGATTAGCTACCAGTTGCCCGGGCAATCGACCCGAGCCGGGCGCTGTCGTGCGCGCTTTCGCGCCGGACGAGGCAGAGGCGAGGGGCGCGTTAAGCCTGAGGAGGAGCTGAGGAGGGAAGACGCGAATGAGTATAGTCAAGGCCGTGGTCCTGGGGATAGTTCAGGGCCTCACCGAGTTTTTGCCAGTCAGTAGCTCAGGCCATCTCGTGATTGCACGGAGCATATTGCATACCCAGGAGGCCCTCCTGACGTTTGATACCATAGTGCACGTGGGGACGCTCCTGGCGGTCGTCGTAGTGTTCTGGGGCGATATCGTGGAGGTGCTTCGGGCCGCCCTCGAGATGGTGACACCTGGACCCGGCCGGAATGGGCGTGGTTATGGCAAGCGCAGCTCCGGCGGTCGTGATCGCGGTGGAAGAGGTGTAAGAGCGGTGGGCGTGGAGAGCCGCGCGGCAGAGGCAAATAGGCAGCTCTTCTGGCTTATTATCGTGGGCACTATTCCAGCTGCAGTAATGGGCATAGCTCTAGAGGGTATCTTCAAGGCGTTGTTTGAATCCACGGCATCCGTTGCGGCATTTCTCATCCTTACGGGTATTCTCCTCTGGCTCGCTGAGCGGTTGAAGAGGGAGGATGTCCCGGTTGCGAGATTCAGCCTGCTCAGGGGCCTCCTGGTAGGGATAGCCCAGGGGTGCGCGATCGCTCCCGGCCTGTCGCGCTCAGGGTCGACGATAAGCGCGGCGCTGCTCCTCGGGCTCCCGAGGGATGAGGCCGCGCGTTATTCATTCCTGCTCTCGATCCCGGTTATCCTAGGCGCGGCTGTATTACAACTCAAGGATATCTTGGCGGCCGGGGCCGGTTTTGACGGGCTAGCGCTGCCGCTTATTGTTGGGCTGGTCGCCTCTGCTGTATCGGGTTACTTGGCCATACGCATTTTCCTATCAGTCGTAAGGCGTGGCCGCCTCACTATTTTCTCCTATTATTGCTGGGCCGTAGGGCTCATGGTGCTTGTGGCCCATCTCATTTTGGGCTGGATCTAAGGCGTCCTAAGGCGTCGATCCAGGTGAAGGTATACTGCTCACCAACCAATGTGCACCCATACGCCGGGCGGATGGATATGCACCACCAGGCACCGTATCCTGGTAAATTGTGAGGGGTAAAAACAATCAAAGAAGGAATACGGGTAGGTCTAATCGAATACCTTAGAAGATATGTGGCGGGGAATATGTGGGGCCAGAGCCCAGACCAGGGGTGATTTCGATGCCGAGGGGGGGCCGGCAGAGGCTGGCAGCGGGCAAGAAGGAAACAGCCGCCAGGGCTGTGCGCAGGAAAGCCATAAATGGGAAGAGCGGGAAGAGGTCGAGGTCGCAGGGCCGCACCAGGCCGAACGGAACGGGCCTCGCCGTGGAAGCGGCGGGAGTTCTTTTGATCGTTCTCTCCATCTTCTTCCTGGCCAGTCTTGCTGTGGGACCCTCGCAGAGGCCCGGCCTCGTGGGCCTCCTGGGGAGCGTGGTGGCCAGGGCGTTAAACGGGCTTGCCGGGACCGGAGCGTGGTTGCTTCCCGGTGCCACGGCCATGATGGCTATCGACATCATTGTCCGAAGACGGGGGGACGCCGCCGCCCATCTCGCAGGGGGGCTAATAATCCTCGCCAGTATTCTCAGCATCCTCGATCTCCTCGATGTAAGCGCAGGCACGACAGGTGCCGTTGTAAACCTCCTCCTCGTGCCGGTTTTCGGCCATCTGGGGAGCCTTGTGATGGCTGGCTTTGGCCTTATAGTTGGCGCGATGCTGGTGCTCGATACGAGACCGGGTAGCGCCATCAGGGGCTTTATCAAAGGGATGATTGCTCTAGTCGGGGGGATGACGCACGCTGCAGCCTGGGTCGTCTCAAATGGCCACAGGCTGGCGCGATCGGTCCTCCTGCCGGCTCTTGAAGGCCGGCAAGGCGAGGGGCAAGACGGCGCGAATAAAACCGCGAATGAGACCGGTGGGCGCGGCGGGGACCCGAGCGCCGTGGGGCGCACCGGTGGGCGCGCACACGAAGGCGGGGGTGGCGAGATACGCCTGGCCGGGGAACTGGCAACCAGGGGGCACCAGGATGAACCCTTGCCCGTGATCATTGAGCCCAGGATGCACGCGCCTGAGCCAGGCATCCCGCAAGCTGCTGTGATGGCTACGGTCGCTGCGGCCGCCGAGGCAGCGGAGGGGAAATCCTCGCCCCTGGCTGCGGGGGATGACAGCAACTATTGCCTCCCATCTCTTTCCTTGCTCAAGGGCCCCGCTCCCAGGAAGGCCGCAAGGGGCTCCGGGGGCTCTTCCGGGAGGGTTATAGAGCGTGCGCGGCTCCTTGAGGACACATTTCGCAGCTTTGGCGTCACGGCCAGGGTGGTTCAGATCAGCAAGGGGCCCGTTGTGACTCGGTATGAGGTCCAGCCGGGCTTCGGGGTCAAGGTGAGCAGGATCGTCAGCCTGGCTGATGACCTCGCGCTCGCCCTGGCATCATCGGGAATCCGCATAGAGGCCCCCATTCCGGGGAAGTCCGCGGTTGGCATCGAGGTTCCGAATAGCGAGATATCCATGGTCTATCTCCGTGACGTGCTGGAATCCGACGAATTCCAGAAGCGTGAGGGCCGCCTGACCATCGCCATCGGGAAGGACATCGCCGGAGGGCCAGTAGTGGCTGATCTGACAAGGCTTCTCCATGTTCTCGTGGCTGGCGCGACGGGCTCGGGGAAAAGCGTTTGCCTGAACACCCTAATAGCGAGCATTCTCTTCAAGGCCAAACCCGGCGAGGTTAAACTCCTGATGATAGACCCCAAGAGGGTTGAGCTTACAACATATGATGGAATCCCCCACCTTCTGAGCCCGGTGGTTACGGACGCGAGGGAGGCGGCTGGCTACCTCCGGTGGGTCGCCGGGGAGATGGATAAGCGGTATAAAAGATTCGCCGAGGTGGGCGTGCGCAATATAGAGAAGTATAATGAGTTTGTCGCCAGAATCACGGCGACGGGGACCGCGGCGAACGGCGAGGATGGCGGTGGCGGAGATAGAGATGGGGATGGGGACGACCTCAGGCCGCTCCCATATATCGTCGTTATCATCGATGAGCTCGGCGACTTGATGATGGTCGCGCAGAAGGATGTTGAGGATGTAGTCTGCCAGCTCGCCTTCATGGCCAGGGCTGCCGGCATTCACCTTATCCTGGCAACTCAGCGGCCGTCAGCCGACGTGATAACCGGGGTTATAAAGATGAACATTCCTTCGCGGATAGCGTTTGCGGTCCCTTCGCATGTCGACTCCAGGGTTATACTTGATACGGGCGGTGCTGAGAGGCTCCTTGGCAAGGGGGATATGCTCTTCTTCCCAGTTGGGGCGCCAAAGCCCATTCGCGTTCAGGGCGCGTATGTCTCGGATTCCGAGATCGAATCCATTGTGGAATTCGTCCGGAGCCAGGGAGAGCCAACCTATGAGGCTGAGAGCATAGGCCACGAGGCTGAGAGCGACGAGACCCTTGGCGAGGAGGACTCGCTGTTTGACGAGGCGGTGAGAATGGTTGTCGAGACCCAGGAGGCCTCAATATCCAAGCTCCAGCGGAGATTCAGGATAGGATATAACCGGGCGGCGCGCCTGATCGAAGCCATGGAGGCAAGGGGCATCGTCGGTCCATATGAGGGGAGCAGGCCACGCAAGGTCCTGGTATCGCCTGATAGGTTTACCTGTTCACGCCCAAGCACAAGGTAGACCACCATG is part of the Bacillota bacterium genome and encodes:
- the dapA gene encoding 4-hydroxy-tetrahydrodipicolinate synthase — encoded protein: MKPRFGSVLTAMVTPFDRDLEVDYKKAAELARMLVDAGSDGVVVAGTTGESPTLTHEEKVSLFEAVMDAVGDRACVIAGTGTNSTRGSIELTKEAERIGVHGAMLVVPYYNKPPQDGLYEHFRAIASETSLPLILYNVPGRTSLNMTADTLARLAEIDNIVAVKEASGNLDQVTDMRRKTPGDFDIYSGDDSQTLPILAVGGAGVISVASHVVGRQIKEMISAYFSGDVERAWRLNAELFPVFRAMFVTTNPIPVKAALKLTGFDAGGVRPPLVPATEKELAAIQKALAGFGVL
- a CDS encoding 4-hydroxy-tetrahydrodipicolinate reductase is translated as MGSEVVRAVSREADMEIAGAVDMNPRDLIIEGADGSTQVVRVTSDLEEVIARLKPHVIVDFTRPDAVMDHVRTALQRGVRAVVGTTGISMADIDEVRGLCTKFGLGAIIAPNFAIGAILMMKFSEMAARHLPRVEIIELHHDAKLDSPSGTAMKTAQMIHGELVRSREAGAAPEQRKLDKPEPEGAIEKVPGARGAEVEGVRIHSVRLPGLVAHQEVIFGGPGQILTIRHDSISRESFMPGVMMAIRRVMTLSGVIYGLEGVLGL
- a CDS encoding aspartate-semialdehyde dehydrogenase yields the protein MSGFKVAVVGATGAVGEEILSILDEKRFPIKELKLLASERSEGKVVRFQGVELKVEKAKPESFDGVEFAFFSAGAKVSLDLVPEAVKRGAVVIDNTSAFRMDPEVPLVVPEVNPGDIKKHKGIIANPNCSTIIMVVALKPLHDAARVKRIVVSTYQAVSGAGARAMQALEEESRAYLEGRPVEPGILPFAKAPVHYQIAFNLIPHIDVFMENGYTKEELKMVFETQKIMGDSAIAVTATTVRVPVFRSHSESVNIETERKLTAAEAKRLLGSAPGITVLDSPGEMLYPMPLDVSGKDNVFVGRIREDNSIEKGLNLWVVGDQLRKGAALNAIQIAERIIGRS
- a CDS encoding dipicolinate synthase subunit B, coding for MELSGKRVGFALTGSHCTIPEVLPQIENLVRQGADVVPIISSSVANVNSRFGKAADVIRRLEEITGKEPICTITEAEQLGPAAPLDVLVIAPCTGNTLAKLANAITDGPVLMAAKAHLRNGRPLVIGISTNDAFGLNARNLGMLLEAKNVYFVPFGQDNPGAKPNSLIADMSLIIETVENALYGKQLQPILIDRRK
- the dpsA gene encoding dipicolinate synthase subunit DpsA, producing the protein MARGLHGLVIAVLGGDYREIELIREFLSQGAKVKVIGYPPMPELAGVEMVPTIWDAIRGSDVIVVGMGGLDVGGKVRTLDSGVNLQITEEVLSIIPPDVPFFIGIARPRLKEFARKHDVKLVEVTEQDDVAILNSIPTAEGAIQIAMEELPITIHGSNAIVIGLGRVGMTMAHTLIALGARTTVAARNPAQLARAEEMGARPVPLSDLKDVVGQADAIFNTVPAVVLTENVLRMMRPDALIIDLASHPGGTDFEAAAKLQIKAILALGLPGKVAPRTSGQILVRCIPEMIHKALGHWG
- the dapG gene encoding aspartate kinase, with the protein product MRIIVQKFGGTSVSTPSLRKQAAEHILEAKRQGYSPVVVVSAMGRAGDPYATDTLIQLLRTVDGDPDPRDQDLLLSCGEIISSVIMSGLLKNMGHPAVALTGAQAGIITDDKFGDTRIVEVKPDLVLQHLREGKIVVVAGFQGITQNGDVTTLGRGGSDTTAAALGAALGAEVVEIYTDVDGVMTADPRIVPEARPLKVMTYREVAEMAHLGAKVVHPRAVEIAMEKGVPLRIKCTFSDAPGTLITDSMEGVEGTTIRSDRVVTGVAHIANVAQIKIMTGEDVNRSGLVRTVFRALADAGISVDIINVFPRMIAFTVSGEVFEKALDILKRRALDSSGLDPSSVDIEGVEGCAKVSVVGAGMRGVPGVMATVVEALYASEVPILQTSDSHTSISCLVRKDDMQKAMRSLHARFGLGL